The Bacillota bacterium genome has a segment encoding these proteins:
- the purQ gene encoding phosphoribosylformylglycinamidine synthase subunit PurQ — protein MKVGIVVFPGSNCDADCYRAVASFGVEVGYVWHQDRKLDGYDLVILPGGFSYGDYLRAGAIARFSPILDEVMGFAEAGGLVLGICNGFQILLECGLLPGAMLTNAVPRFRCETVHLRVENAQTPFTRSCNRGQVLSMPIAHASGNYYADDETLAEIELRGQVVFRYVNEDGVATSEANPNGSRRSIAGITNKQGNVLGMMPHPERACDALLGGTDGRVVFASVFDFLAGGGERG, from the coding sequence GTGAAGGTCGGCATCGTGGTGTTTCCAGGCTCGAATTGCGATGCCGACTGCTATCGCGCCGTCGCCTCATTCGGCGTGGAAGTGGGGTATGTCTGGCATCAAGACCGTAAGCTGGATGGATATGACCTCGTCATCCTGCCGGGCGGGTTCTCGTACGGTGACTATCTGCGTGCAGGCGCGATAGCGAGGTTCTCCCCCATCCTGGACGAGGTCATGGGGTTCGCCGAAGCGGGCGGGCTCGTTCTGGGGATATGCAACGGCTTCCAGATACTCTTAGAGTGCGGGCTGCTTCCGGGGGCCATGCTGACGAACGCGGTCCCGCGGTTCAGGTGCGAAACCGTTCACTTGCGCGTGGAGAACGCGCAGACCCCTTTCACGCGCTCTTGCAACCGGGGGCAGGTCCTTTCGATGCCGATAGCCCACGCCAGCGGCAACTACTATGCCGACGATGAGACTCTAGCCGAGATCGAGTTGCGGGGTCAGGTGGTGTTCAGATACGTCAACGAAGACGGCGTCGCGACGTCGGAGGCCAACCCAAACGGATCGCGCCGGTCCATCGCCGGCATCACTAACAAGCAAGGAAACGTCCTGGGAATGATGCCCCACCCGGAGCGCGCGTGCGACGCACTTCTCGGAGGAACGGACGGCCGAGTGGTCTTCGCGTCGGTGTTCGATTTCCTTGCGGGAGGTGGAGAGCGTGGGTGA
- the purL gene encoding phosphoribosylformylglycinamidine synthase subunit PurL yields MGLADEEYQRIIAILGREPNLVELGMFAVMWSEHCSYKNSRAVLSLLPTSGRRVLQGPGENAGVVSIGNGLAVVFKIESHNHPSAVEPYQGAATGVGGIIRDIFTMGARPIALLDALRFGPLSDSRSRHLFTQVVAGIAGYGNSIGIPTVGGEVAVHESFRESPLVNVMCVGVAPASAIKKAAARGAGNLVMVVGARTGRDGMHGATFASAELSPEAMAKRSAVQVGDPFMEKLLVEACLELYGLGDDVVIGIQDMGAAGLTCSSCEMAARGGVGMEIDVSKVLRREDGMTPYEVMLSESQERMLVAVRTGSEPQVERVFRKWGLEATVVGRVTDDGILRIKDGDVVVAEVPAKALTDMAPCYTREVREPEYYRREKERDLSSVPEPDDYAIALGRLLASPRIASKEWVYGQYDHQVGTNTVVLPGRGTSVVRVPGTNMGLALTCDANSLYCYLDPWAGAAHAVTEAARNIAAAGAEPIGITDCLNLGNPEKPEVFWQFRRAVEGMAEAARALEIPVTGGNVSFYNESKRDGSVVVAIHPTPMVGMVGLVEDLSHVMTPGFKREGDVVALLGRTGDEIGASEYLSEVHGIEGGPVPAVDLEAERAVIELSLAIIRGGLLSSCHDLSEGGLAVALAEACVLGGNGKGQGARLRLPGTMRADRYLFSESGGRMLVSFRPAATSAVKEMADEYGVPVMILGEVGGMRLVIDDASHAGERARRLVDVPVSGLSQVYRGAISWALES; encoded by the coding sequence ATGGGCCTTGCAGACGAGGAGTACCAGCGCATCATCGCCATCCTCGGCCGCGAGCCCAATCTAGTGGAGCTGGGGATGTTCGCAGTCATGTGGTCGGAGCACTGCAGCTACAAGAACTCGAGGGCGGTGCTCTCCCTGCTTCCCACCTCGGGAAGGCGAGTTCTCCAGGGCCCCGGCGAGAACGCTGGCGTGGTAAGCATAGGGAACGGCTTGGCCGTCGTGTTCAAAATCGAGAGCCACAATCATCCGTCTGCCGTCGAACCGTATCAGGGCGCTGCGACGGGGGTCGGAGGCATCATCCGCGACATCTTCACGATGGGGGCCAGGCCCATCGCGCTTCTCGACGCGCTCCGGTTCGGCCCGCTCTCCGATTCCCGGTCGCGCCACCTCTTCACCCAGGTTGTGGCGGGCATAGCCGGGTACGGGAACTCCATCGGTATTCCCACTGTGGGCGGAGAAGTGGCCGTGCACGAGAGTTTCAGGGAGAGCCCTCTTGTGAACGTCATGTGCGTCGGGGTCGCTCCGGCTTCGGCCATCAAGAAGGCGGCGGCCAGGGGAGCAGGCAACCTCGTGATGGTCGTGGGTGCCCGGACCGGGCGCGACGGCATGCACGGCGCGACGTTCGCATCTGCCGAGCTCTCTCCGGAGGCAATGGCAAAACGTTCCGCCGTTCAGGTAGGAGACCCGTTCATGGAGAAGCTCCTGGTCGAGGCGTGCCTCGAGCTGTACGGGCTCGGGGACGATGTGGTCATCGGCATTCAGGACATGGGCGCAGCCGGGCTCACGTGCTCGTCGTGCGAGATGGCGGCACGCGGTGGCGTCGGCATGGAGATAGACGTCTCCAAGGTGTTGAGGCGCGAGGATGGCATGACGCCGTACGAAGTCATGCTCTCGGAATCGCAGGAAAGGATGCTCGTGGCCGTGAGGACCGGGAGCGAGCCCCAGGTCGAGCGGGTATTCAGGAAATGGGGCTTGGAAGCGACCGTTGTCGGCCGCGTGACGGACGATGGGATCCTCAGAATCAAGGACGGCGATGTAGTGGTCGCCGAGGTTCCGGCGAAAGCCCTCACCGATATGGCTCCTTGTTACACGAGGGAGGTCAGGGAGCCCGAGTACTATCGGCGTGAGAAGGAACGCGATCTCTCAAGCGTGCCTGAGCCCGATGATTACGCCATCGCTCTGGGACGGCTCCTCGCCTCGCCCCGCATAGCCTCCAAGGAGTGGGTGTACGGCCAATACGACCATCAGGTGGGGACGAACACAGTGGTGCTCCCCGGGCGAGGGACGTCCGTAGTGAGGGTGCCCGGGACGAACATGGGCCTCGCGCTCACTTGTGACGCCAATTCCCTGTACTGTTACCTCGATCCATGGGCGGGTGCGGCCCACGCTGTGACCGAGGCCGCTCGGAACATTGCCGCAGCGGGGGCCGAGCCCATAGGGATCACAGACTGCCTAAATCTCGGCAACCCCGAGAAACCCGAGGTGTTCTGGCAGTTCAGGCGGGCCGTTGAGGGCATGGCAGAGGCGGCCAGGGCGCTCGAGATCCCCGTGACCGGTGGAAACGTGAGCTTCTACAACGAGTCGAAGCGGGACGGATCCGTGGTTGTGGCGATTCATCCCACCCCGATGGTAGGGATGGTGGGGCTTGTCGAGGACCTCTCGCACGTAATGACTCCCGGCTTCAAACGAGAGGGGGATGTCGTGGCGCTTCTCGGACGGACCGGCGACGAGATCGGGGCCAGCGAGTACCTCTCCGAAGTCCACGGGATAGAGGGAGGGCCCGTGCCCGCTGTGGATCTCGAGGCTGAGCGGGCCGTGATCGAGCTCTCCTTGGCCATCATCCGGGGAGGACTCCTCTCGTCGTGTCATGATCTCTCTGAGGGCGGGCTCGCCGTGGCTCTGGCGGAGGCGTGCGTTCTGGGTGGAAACGGCAAGGGGCAGGGGGCCAGGCTCAGGCTTCCTGGCACGATGCGCGCCGACCGCTATCTCTTCAGCGAGTCGGGTGGGCGCATGCTCGTGTCGTTTAGGCCGGCCGCGACGAGCGCGGTTAAGGAAATGGCCGATGAGTACGGTGTGCCCGTCATGATCCTCGGCGAGGTGGGCGGAATGCGCCTGGTCATCGACGATGCGAGCCATGCGGGGGAGCGCGCCCGGAGGTTGGTGGACGTTCCCGTGAGCGGATTATCGCAGGTGTACCGGGGGGCGATATCATGGGCCCTGGAGTCGTGA
- the purS gene encoding phosphoribosylformylglycinamidine synthase subunit PurS, producing the protein MRGGRGTMRFVAQVKVTLKRSILDPQGSAVKRALHAMSYDNVLDVRIGKHIEVTLTADSAESAQRQVREITDKLLANPVIEDFSFDLSEAGNDGGGAG; encoded by the coding sequence ATGAGAGGGGGACGAGGGACCATGCGGTTCGTCGCTCAGGTCAAGGTGACCCTGAAACGGTCCATCCTGGACCCGCAGGGGTCAGCGGTGAAGAGGGCGCTTCATGCGATGAGCTACGACAACGTGCTGGACGTGCGCATCGGAAAGCACATCGAGGTTACGCTCACCGCTGATAGCGCAGAGTCCGCACAACGCCAGGTCCGGGAGATCACGGACAAGCTCCTTGCCAACCCTGTGATCGAGGACTTCTCATTCGACCTCTCTGAAGCTGGCAACGATGGAGGCGGGGCAGGGTGA